tttttttatcatcaagCGGTACTCAAACCCGCGTACTACGCTTTGCCGTGGCAAAGAACGCGTGTGTCTgatgtataatatactagctgcgccccgcggtatcaccggcgtaagtccgtatcctgtaggaatatcgggataaaaagttgcctatatgttattccagttgtccagctgtctacgtaccgaacttcattgcaatcgtttcagtagtatttgcgtgaaagagcaacaaatacacacacacatccttataaactttcgcatttataatattagtagaaagtagGAAGTAAGATGTGATAACGATACAAAAAATgctataatacaatataagtaaaacaataaaatgaaacatataattttatggctTCTTGCTTTGTTAGTTTGAATTAGCaaaatttattgtgggagtcgagcacgcttcggcatgaattgggccagctcgcaccggggaagtaccacacccccacagaaaaccggcgtgaaatagtggcatgccactgtgtttcgtgcggtgagtgggggagccggaggcccgtttccttttcctcacccgtcccagtccattccttctttccagtcgttaatccattccttttcccttatcccaaaaaagcgggcagcgcattcgcagaggcccaacctttgcgaatgttcatgggcggtggtgatcgcttaccatcaggcgaaccaccagctcagttgcccgcttcgacataaaaaaaaaaaaaatctcaaaactTCTGTTTCCAACTAAAcacttattttgtattgaatttacCGAAGGCATATAAAAGTTAACTCGAACAATGGAGACCGTTTAACAACctttggtttttttatttaccaaaaatacattttagaagcacaaacaaataaaaagcaaatattaaGAGACTAATTTCCTTCCCTAGTTTTTGTCttcttttttgttgtaaaaatagatttagttTTAATGGCTGAATCTATAAACCTAtagttacataattaattatttcttcattaatataataaaagaaaggacacgacgaaacaataacaatttaaaattcaaataaacttgTCCAAATTGTAGATGTTAAAAGTGAATCGATAGAACTAGATCTGAAACTGAAAACTCACCTTTCCAATAAGGCAGCTATGGTTGATTTTCCATTACCAGAACTGCCCACTATGGCGACAGTCTTGCCCGCcggtatttttaagttaaagtTATTCAATACAATCTGAAATTAATTGGAACAAACACGATTTAGTGATTTTCTAAGAACATACAGCTtctaatcattattataattatataaaaaaatactataaggAATGCTCTCAGACCATCCTCGCCGCTTTCACATAGGAccaaaactgtttttaattttattgaactgaaaatttagtttttagccGACGTTCCTAAAAACAAGGGAAGTTCTCGATTCAACCTttcccgtttccttttcttcacccaTACCAGTACATTGCTTCTTTCCAAGcgccagtcctttccttttcccttaccccttaaacgCGGGCAGCGCATCCCCAGAGGcactctgcgaatgttcatgggcgatgatGATGGCTTACCGTATTCGAATGAAAATtgttgacattttttattgcaattctTTAGATTTCAAAACCAAACAAGACCATTTACTAATCATTTTTGAATcggttttcaataaaaagtaataaaaagtgtttttaaatgatagaTACAACAACAAAGATACGACAAATAAGACACAtagaaaatctattaaactcaatgaaaaaataaataaataacaataataaataaacacttacaGCTTCCGGTCTAGTTGGATAAGCGAAAGAGACATCTTTAAATTCTATGTCGCCGTGGAACTCATGATATTTGATCACCTTAGTGCCCGATGTGTCCATTTTGGgttctttgtttatatactGCAACGATTTAAGTGCTGATGTGAATATATAATGAGGATATGATTATTTGAAAgtgaaaaaataagaaaactaggcaaaaaaatgttcaaaatgagagaatgaaacaaaagatatataaggaagattataaattttagtttgaacagtcaattttgtaaaatcatGTGATCAAAATGATTATCACTTTTTTACTTccttttacattaaaaatcaaaatgccaatattaaaaattaatatttaagcaattaaggcaataaaaaaaaaaaaagttaacattttttgtgattttctCACCTCAAAAACCCTACCACCAGCGCTAACACCCTTAATAACAGCGCCGAACAGCAGCGATATTTGCGCCACGGAGCGCTGTATCGTCTGCGCGTTGACGAGGAACGCCATGACGTCACCCGCGGACATCTGCCCCGTGGACATTAGGTGACCGCCTAGGAACATCGTCGCTAACACCATACTGTTATGAAAATATGCAGCTTGAATTTACACTATTACTATTACTAGCCTGCAATTCAGTAAGTTTTATTCCACACATTCAAGAACAAAcgatttcgttttttttattgggctgtattttgcttttttttattttctggtTTCGTTACTCTATAAATGCATTTCGTTTCGTTACAACCgatagtaaattaaaacatttgatcCTATAAAGGTTTTATAGACCATTCGCAAATTTTAGCAATATTTAAAGCATAACAAAGTATTAATTCCACTAACCCATTCAAGAACAGATTAGTCCCAGCTTGGAACAGTCCCACGCCCAAGCCCAGCTCCATACTCAGATTGGCCGCAGTGTCACACTCGTCCGCGAACATTTTCGCCTCATTCTCTTCGCCAGCGAACGCGCGCACAGTACGCATGTTCGATATAGCTTCTTCCGCGACTAGCGTTGCTTTTTCTATCTGGAAATAGTGTCTATtatcgtttattataatataaattagcaAACTTGGAGAACTTCGTTTCGctaccagatggctgtatgtgaaaaatgaatttcccgtttttctgttgaaattttccctgaattttctttgctataaacctcacggagcccgagacctttccaacgaatgcaaaaccgtggaaatcggttcgtgcgttttggagttatagcgtcaggaaggaaaacccgacttatttttatatagtagataatgTCTGGACTAGAAGGAATCATCATGATCCGCCCGTATTTGGTCCCACTGAGGTTGGCCAAGTGCagaactttttattcttggacaTACCGGCCCATGCTTGGACCATTTAGACTGCTATGATTCTAGTAAGATATAAATAGGAATGAATACATATTTGATtccatttcataaaataatactaactatgtactatataaatactttgtgTCTTAAACAATACAACTATTAACCAAAACCATACACACCTGAGCCTGCACTTCCCTAGAAAGTTTCCTCAGCAGAGATCCAATGAACGTCCCACCAATAACAACAGTGGGGACGCATATAAGCGTCATACCGGTCAAGTGTGGTGATATTACGAGCAGACTCACTGCTGACCCTACCAcctgtaaatgaaataatattatctacaacaaaattattaacttcTGCAAAAAAAAGAGTAGATTTCAAGCCGGGATTTTTTTGCAGCTTGTTTATAGatttttcataacaaattttcttttaataactcaattaaataaaattttatagaaacaacTAAATACACTCTATGTTTATCCTTATTGAAATTtcgctattatatatattatcactGAGGGAAGGAGAATTTAAAAAGTCGCTACTAAGAAGTTACTACCAACAAGAGACGGTACTAACaatgaagttatttaaatgtaagtgCAAAAAATGTTTGACATAGTTTGGTTCACCTGAGTAATGGCACGCAAGCCACCTGATATAGTCTGCTTGAAGGAACTCTTAAAATCTTGAACATCCACTGTGATTCTGAAAAGCATTACaactttgaatatatttttaatatagcctACTAACTTTTCCAAAACCAATTGaacctttttaatattcatccTTTGGCAAAGAAATATTATGCCAAACTTTAGGGTTAATCATTTGATACATTACtatatgaacaaaatttaCGATAcgtgataaaataaacttcaatgggatacaattaaaataaaaaaagtcaaaattaaaaaatatatatcaggAGTTAGAAAGATAACATTAATCCCCTCACACaaactttatacaaatttactgctttatttatgaaatagctAAGCAAGATTAAGACATCCATATCTAATTAATACcacaaataagtaaaattactTGTATTACACAGTGGGGCAATAACtaagacatattttaatacagtgGTCTGGCTATTCTTTTGGAAATTAGAGTATTCACATTAAGAGTAGTTCCAGAGGTAATCAAAAAGCATTAATAGTGAACCCGATCTTACTGCACTACTATTGAATGTATGAAAAGTGGTTAAGGATTACTCTTATATATGAACATTTCCTGAAACTTTCTCTAATGTTTCATCAATTGacaaagcaaacaaacaagaaTGTGTAAATACACTAACACACATTAACCACTGCACAGATGAGACGATCAAATCATAATACCTATTTACTAATTCTCCAGTCCTCTCTTGGTCAAAGAAAGCCATATCTTGCTGTAGTATGGATACAAAGAGATCTTGCTTCATCTGTGCAGCTACCCTCTCACCAACTTGCGCCAATAGGTGTATGTAGAAAAATGTGAATATTGCctgtaataaagttaaatcttatttttaaaatctataacataaaaacactaaaaaaaggctcaaatttataatttacctgGCCAATATACAAAGAAATCATTTTGAGTGCTGGATATTTAATCTCATCAATGAAATCTACGTTTGGATTGCTTCTCATATCAgctaatatattaacaataactCCCAACATTGCCGGAATGTAGATATTTAGAAATGCGACTGCCATCGCCGACTGAAAATTAACATTGGAAACAtgttacatttattcattattcattctAAAATAACTCTACAAAAGATATAATGGAACCTAAATCAGATCAGAAAATAAAGCTTGTTATAATAAGCGATAAAATGTATCCGGGACATATAATTTGCACATtagtttagttaaaataataattccaaATTCCAATTTCAGTGTTTCATCTTTAGTTCTCAATTTTATCGCTAATGTAAAGATATTATAGCAAATgctagtatatatagttaGCTGTGTTGTAGCAGACAAGTGAATActtaatatacaaacatacttacagCAACAGCAGCTGCCAGTAACCATTTATGAGGTTTGAGATATTCAAAGAACTTTGACCAATCAAATTTACCGCTGTCTTCATTTACATTTGGCCTCCTTTGTATTATTCTAGAGGGAGCTTTTGCCTTACATAGTACAGCTCcatcatttaataaaagacGTGTCCCTAAACCTAAACTAATACCCGTACAAAGTTTCCATGGACtaataaactgaaaaatacCCTTTATTTCATTCTCCTtgcaattttttacattagatACGTATCTTTTAACTGCATCTgacggtttattttttaacaaatttataaaatatccgtTACTTCTTATCGGCGTTAACCTGcaagtaaaaattttaatattgtttatcctGTTCAATGAAAACTTCGTAAACAACTTCAAATTGTGTACCTTGGTCGCATTAATTGACATGACTGCATTTGTAGTAATTGCcacattttgtaaatattttatttgtggatttataattttgtgtacatgattgttatgttatattaaaagatattgtaataacttgtttattaaattaagttcTAGGTTAGAAATTGTTACGAAACTTGTCAATGTCATGATCAACTGACATTTGGCGACATTGACGTtgattaatatgttttataaggGTCGTTTCAAGTATTGCAAATACCGGCTTTTTGAGAAGataaatgttgtatattttcaatgaCAAGTCAGTaccgaaataaaatttgatctatttcaatttatttttcatgaaacACGGTTCGATgtcataaaactttaaattttgttacaaaattccaaataaacattttaattttatttaatcaactacttatttattaacgtGGCACGTGGTTTTGCTTGAGGAAACGAATTTTGTTGGTCATTTTTTGTAGGTAAGACTGAGAGTCTTTTACctgttgttaatttaatttattgtgtgtctgtgcaaatggattgctgacttaAAGGGTATGTAAAAGAACGAtttattaatgcaataaaggaaagaactgCGAAGGTTAAAGAAAAGGTTACGGGCCTCCGCATCCCTCATTAACCAAATCAACTACAGCACTCTTCTGTAAgagtgtggtaccttcccttGGTAGGAGCAATCTTACCCAATTCGGGCTGTAATATGCTCGTCTCCCACGTTCGAATAGTTGGCAAAATACCAAGTGTCCCAATGGGTTATATagtaacatattttaagttaCATTACCATATAAAAAGAATCTTAAGCATATGTTTACGTTGATGAACACGTTATGTATGTGTAGAATTAcgtttttataatcaattcgGCCAGTATCATGATTATAAAGTTTAACAGTTTGTATTAACAGTTaatatatcactacatagtataaaaacaGAGTCACTTTCTTTGTCtctttgtccctatgtatgcataatcttaatatttaaatcttttaaaactgGCCGTaagtaatttttgaaaatcgaaTACGATCGAATTCTATTCTCCCCAACAATCACAGATGGTTAAGAGGCGCGCGTGCATTCTGATTTTAGCGCCAATACAaccttttgtttatttcaagtGGTGCGAGTTTAACGCAATTATTTGtacattgctttttatttgatttcaagCCATTTGAAATTCTGATAAGAGGGGCTTAGCGTATACCCACATTAGCAGTGGTTGCAAGAGAAATAGTTCATTATTTCAACGACAAATGTTTAAAGTAGACGACATAATGCAAGTCCTTTGTagaaattcatatttcattacgACATTCAAATTGTGTTcctttgtaatttaatttgagtgtcaaaattttcaaacaaaacctatttactttttaaaaaacatatcgGAATAGGCTAAGATCTTTGCCtatgtcaattattattaaaaatactaagtaGTCTAAATGAATCTgtcagtatatttattaattattagtgtTCCAAATGAACAACAAACATTCAGTTTAaactaacataaatataatgttatacacagcattttaacatgaataataatttaaaaacttacaaaatgaACCTAGTctagttttaaattagttataaaaatgaaaagctaaaaaaatgcattatgaTAGAATCACCTCAAATATCCACTTGCTCATATACAGAGTAAATCTAAGAAAATTTAAACCTTGCGACGCTAACCAAAATAATAGCATAAActcatgtaattattatatcgtcACCTAGCCTTGATAGTGgtcaaagttttaaataaatctgtccGTCTAAAGTGGATTAAAACCGAGTTTGAAGGAGTTAACAGCCAATCttcaaacatacaggtgaatcTAATGAATAAGCGTGACAAAAATATCTCTTACTGCTCGACCCGGACGAAGCCGCGTATTAATGTaggtaataaagaaaatcattgaaattatGGCACTTCAAACTCTAGAAGGAATTTTATGATTTCTGGTTTGTCTTCgttaaattatgataagaacaaaaaaaaaataaaaaaaggtgtgtgtgcgattcaaacatgatagaagtgaaacttaaataaatcgtcaaaagaatgaataaaat
The Zerene cesonia ecotype Mississippi chromosome 14, Zerene_cesonia_1.1, whole genome shotgun sequence DNA segment above includes these coding regions:
- the LOC119831750 gene encoding mitochondrial potassium channel ATP-binding subunit, which gives rise to MWQLLQMQSCQLMRPRLTPIRSNGYFINLLKNKPSDAVKRYVSNVKNCKENEIKGIFQFISPWKLCTGISLGLGTRLLLNDGAVLCKAKAPSRIIQRRPNVNEDSGKFDWSKFFEYLKPHKWLLAAAVASAMAVAFLNIYIPAMLGVIVNILADMRSNPNVDFIDEIKYPALKMISLYIGQAIFTFFYIHLLAQVGERVAAQMKQDLFVSILQQDMAFFDQERTGELVNRITVDVQDFKSSFKQTISGGLRAITQVVGSAVSLLVISPHLTGMTLICVPTVVIGGTFIGSLLRKLSREVQAQIEKATLVAEEAISNMRTVRAFAGEENEAKMFADECDTAANLSMELGLGVGLFQAGTNLFLNGMVLATMFLGGHLMSTGQMSAGDVMAFLVNAQTIQRSVAQISLLFGAVIKGVSAGGRVFEYINKEPKMDTSGTKVIKYHEFHGDIEFKDVSFAYPTRPEAIVLNNFNLKIPAGKTVAIVGSSGNGKSTIAALLERFYDVDKGSVTIDGVDIREMDCHWLRGRAIGLISQEPVLFATTVKENIRYGKPDASDAEVYQAAQTANADEFIRSFPAGYDTLVGERGMSLSGGQKQRIAIARAVLKNPPVMVLDEATSALDATSEKVVQTALETASKGRTVLVIAHRLSTVMSADLIVVLSKGKIVEMGTHEQLKKQKGHYWNLIKQQDQEEDNRSL